One genomic segment of Elgaria multicarinata webbii isolate HBS135686 ecotype San Diego chromosome 21, rElgMul1.1.pri, whole genome shotgun sequence includes these proteins:
- the LOC134412167 gene encoding ETS translocation variant 3-like, protein MKAGCPVVEKPEGGAGGGGGGGGYHFPDWAYKTESSPGSRQIQLWHFILELLQKEEFRHVIAWQQGEYGEFVIKDPDEVARLWGRRKCKPQMNYDKLSRALRYYYNKRILHKTKGKRFTYKFNFNKLVMPNYPFINIRPAGVVPQSAPPVPTASSRFHFPPLDGHSPTEDAQPSRFSGRSLAPPGQEALNNGSLAEKSSPVPELEAGSPDWRRGVDLLASRHSATAPGGVGGPQKRKPDLVLPLFGRAGMYPDPHSPFAISPLPGRGGVLNVPISPALSLTPTLFSYSPSPGMSPFAAGGSSCFSFNPEEMKHYLHSQACSVFNYHLSPRTFPRYPGLLIPHLPCQAPPEDQPQFPIKLQPPPVGRKNRERLDSGGGGGGGGGGGGGGGGGPPVACQPPPASPQIKTEPIFDQEPDSRDSPARDLAEGASAAVPLKSPEREKPLFARPVAPSWTSASPAAAQASFPAVERPKREEGGAGEKPLQEPVGEPGPQEKREDAVMPPKLRLKRRWNGDRQAETAEEGGQGRKPYWASSLDTPHILLAPKAAVDT, encoded by the exons atgAAGGCCGGCTGCCCCGTCGTGGAGAAGCCGGAAGGAGgagcaggtggaggaggaggaggaggag GTTACCACTTCCCAGACTGGGCCTACAAGACCGAATCCAGCCCGGGCTCCCGCCAGATCCAGCTGTGGCACTTCATCCTGGAgctgctgcagaaggaggagttCCGGCACGTCATCGCGTGGCAGCAGGGCGAGTATGGGGAGTTCGTCATCAAGGACCCCGACGAGGTGGCTCGGCTGTGGGGCAGGAGGAAGTGCAAGCCCCAGATGAACTACGACAAGCTGAGCCGGGCCCTCAG GTATTACTATAACAAGCGGATCCTTCACAAGACTAAAGGGAAGCGCTTCACCTACAAGTTCAACTTCAATAAGCTGGTGATGCCCAATTACCCCTTCATCAACATCCGGCCCGCTG gtGTCGTTCCCCAGAGCGCTCCCCCTGTCCCGACGGCCTCATCCCGGTTCCACTTCCCTCCGCTGGACGGCCACTCTCCCACCGAAGACGCCCAGCCCAGCCGCTTCTCTGGCAGGTCCCTGGCGCCGCCCGGCCAAGAGGCGCTGAACAACGGCAGCCTTGCGGAGAAGTCATCGCCAGTGCCAGAGCTGGAGGCGGGCTCCCCGGATTGGCGGCGTGGGGTCGACCTCCTGGCCTCCCGCCACTCGGCCACCGCCCCGGGCGGCGTCGGCGGCCCCCAGAAGCGCAAGCCGGACCTGGTGCTTCCTCTCTTTGGCCGGGCCGGGATGTACCCGGACCCTCACAGCCCGTTTGCCATCTCTCCGCTCCCGGGCCGCGGCGGGGTGCTGAACGTGCCGATCTCGCCGGCCTTGTCGCTGACACCCACCCTCTTTTCCTACAGCCCCTCCCCGGGCATGAGCCCTTTTGCGGCCGGGGGCAGCAGCTGCTTCTCCTTCAACCCGGAGGAGATGAAGCACTACCTCCACTCACAGGCCTGCTCCGTCTTCAACTACCACCTGAGCCCCAGGACTTTCCCTCGCTACCCGGGCCTGCTCATCCCCCACCTCCCGTGCCAGGCGCCTCCGGAGGACCAGCCCCAGTTCCCCATTAAGCTGCAGCCCCCGCCCGTGGGGCGCAAGAACCGCGAGCGCCTGGACagcgggggaggaggaggagggggaggaggaggaggaggaggaggaggagggggccctCCCGTGGCTTGTCAGCCCCCTCCGGCGTCCCCCCAGATCAAGACGGAGCCCATCTTTGACCAGGAGCCAGACAGCAGAGATTCCCCGGCCAGAGACCTGGCGGAAGGGGCGAGCGCGGCTGTGCCTCTCAAGAGCCCCGAGCGGGAGAAGCCTCTCTTTGCCAGGCCGGTGGCCCCATCGTGGACCTCAGCGTCGCCAGCAGCCGCCCAGGCCAGCTTCCCAGCGGTGGAAAGGCCCAAGCGAGAGGAAGGCGGAGCTGGTGAGAAGCCCCTCCAGGAGCCTGTGGGGGAGCCGGGGCCCCAGGAGAAGCGGGAGGATGCCGTGATGCCCCCCAAGCTGCGCCTCAAGCGCCGTTGGAACGGCGACCGGCAGGCAGAGACTGCCGAGGAGGGGGGCCAGGGCCGGAAGCCCTACTGGGCCAGCAGCCTGGACACCCCACACATCCTCCTGGCCCCCAAGGCTGCGGTGGATACTTAG